One Serratia liquefaciens genomic window, TAGAGCAGGCGGGAATTATAAAACAAACTGCCGCCGCGTATGCGCTTTCTGAACGTTTTTTCAGCGAAAGACTATAATTAGTACAGGGGAGAGAGCCCCGTGGCCGCAATCCTCGCACGGTTAGCAATCCGTCAGAGGGGTAAATTCGTTCGCCGATCGCGACCTACGGCGATGGAGGAGGTGTCTCATGGTTAATCATGTTTGGGGACTTCTGGCGCATCCAAGCACCGAGTTCGAACACATTAAAAGCGAGAACGAAAGCGTCTCGCACCTTTACACCCACCACGTGCTGTTGCTGGCGTTGATCCCGGTGATCTGCGCGTTTATCGGGACCACCCAATTGGGCTGGCTCTCCGGCGAAGGGCACGCTATCCGGCTCGACATGTTCACGGCTTCTTACACGGCGGTCGCATTTTACCTGCTGATGCTGGCGGGCGTGGCAATCATGGGGAAAGTGATCCACTGGATGGCGCGCCGCTATGAAGTTCGCCCGAGCCTGCATCGTTGCATGGTGTTTGCCGGCTATGTCGCCACCCCGATGTTCCTCAGCGGCATCGTGGCGCTGTATCCCGTAGTGTGGCTGTGCCTGTTTGTCGGCGTGATTGGCCTGTGTTATTCGGGCTATCTGTTGAATCTGGGTATACCTCACTTCCTGAATATCGACAGTAAAGAAGGCTTTATTTTCTCCAGCTCTACCTTTGCCATCGGCATCCTGTTGCTTGAGTTACTGCTCGGGGTCACGGTGCTGCTGTGGGGGTATGGTTCCTGGTTGTTCTGAAGTGATTGAGTGTTAGCCCCTCACGCCGGCCTGGCGTGAGGGTTTTTTGCTGTCTAGGGTTGGCGAAACACCAGCATCACACCGACCAGAATAGCCGCCATGCCCAGCATGCTGATGGCTGCCAGCGCGTGGCCGAGCAGCAGATAATCCAGCAGGGCGGTCACCGCCGGGATCAGATAGAACAGGCTGGTGACCTGCACCAGGTTGCCGCGCTGGATCAGCCGGTACAGCAAGAAGGTGGCCAACACCGAAATCACCACCGCCATCCACAGCAGCGGCAGAACAAATGCCACGCTCCAATCGACCCGCAGCGGCTCAAACGGCAGCACCAGCGTGCACATCAGCAAGCCAACCGCGTACTGTAACGGCAATACCGCCAGCGGGGGTTGGCTCAGGCCCTTTTGCAACAGGGTGCCGGCGGTCATGCACCCCAACGCAATAAAGGCGCACAGCATGCCGGGCAGCGAGAAGTGGGCAATCATAAGGCTTTGATACACCACCAGCGTCAGCCCGGCCATCGCCAGCAGCAGGCCTAAACCGCGCAGCCCCGAACAGCGGCGTTCGGTAACGAACTGGGTAAGTATCGGTTGAACGCCGAGCAGCGTCGCCAGCACG contains:
- a CDS encoding Yip1 family protein encodes the protein MVNHVWGLLAHPSTEFEHIKSENESVSHLYTHHVLLLALIPVICAFIGTTQLGWLSGEGHAIRLDMFTASYTAVAFYLLMLAGVAIMGKVIHWMARRYEVRPSLHRCMVFAGYVATPMFLSGIVALYPVVWLCLFVGVIGLCYSGYLLNLGIPHFLNIDSKEGFIFSSSTFAIGILLLELLLGVTVLLWGYGSWLF
- a CDS encoding DMT family transporter — its product is MRFISHWANAGLATLFVLLWSSGAIFSRWGLEHASAFAFLFFRCAIALALLLAIGLWQRQCLPAAGTRLRVALIGLLMIGSYQICYLLALEQGITPGVLATLLGVQPILTQFVTERRCSGLRGLGLLLAMAGLTLVVYQSLMIAHFSLPGMLCAFIALGCMTAGTLLQKGLSQPPLAVLPLQYAVGLLMCTLVLPFEPLRVDWSVAFVLPLLWMAVVISVLATFLLYRLIQRGNLVQVTSLFYLIPAVTALLDYLLLGHALAAISMLGMAAILVGVMLVFRQP